In a genomic window of Macrobrachium rosenbergii isolate ZJJX-2024 chromosome 44, ASM4041242v1, whole genome shotgun sequence:
- the LOC136829585 gene encoding neurofilament heavy polypeptide-like translates to MNEVVTDESSEGKLDLECTGANFGAVERNIIAQDYRYREKANEQIGLRIKDTRVEAFVKRTRNSPKEEKKSPERGEEILLKRRRNPPKEEKNSPKRRRNPPRGEEFPQEKKKSPKSRNPQEEKKSPKRRRNPSRGEEIPQEEKKSPKRRRNPPRGEEIPQEEKKSPKRRNPTQREEIPPKRKSNRPRGEEIPPRREEILPKEEKKSPQKRRRNPP, encoded by the exons ATGAACGAGGTGGTCACAGACGAATCAAGCGAAGGGAAGTTGGACTTAGAATGTACAGGGGCCAATTTCGGTGCTGTAGAGAGGAACATAATTGCACAGGACTACAGATACAGGGAAAAGGCTAATGAACAAATcggtctcagaataaaagatacgCGTGTAGAGGCGTTTGTGAAG AGGACAAGAAATTCTcctaaagaggagaagaaatcccccgaaagaggagaagaaatcctcctaaagaggagaagaaatcccCCTAAAGAGGAGAAGAATTCCCCCAAGAGGAGAAGAAATCCCCCAAGAGGAGAAGAATTTCcccaagagaagaagaaatccCCCAAGAGTAGAAATCCCCAAGAGGAGAAGAAATCCCCCAAGAGGAGAAGAAATCCCTCAAGAGGAGAAGAAATCCCTCAAGAGGAGAAGAAATCCCCCAAGAGGAGAAGAAATCCCCCAAGAGGAGAAGAAATCCCTCAAGAGGAGAAGAAATCTCCCAAGAGAAGAAATCCCACCCAAAGAGAAGAAATCCCCCCAAAGAGGAAAAGCAATCGCCCCCGAGGAGAAGAAATACCCCCAAGAAGAGAAGAAATCCTCCccaaagaggagaagaaatccccccaaaagaggagaagaaatcctccctaa